The Burkholderia cepacia genome includes a region encoding these proteins:
- a CDS encoding gamma-glutamyl-gamma-aminobutyrate hydrolase family protein, with protein MSENTPSFAGSAGTSSPSSDPTRPNPVNAAAGTAAQASAAQGVVDDVAGAGASPVTGASEPGAPGAAAGGAGATANERKPGAPPPGFGAQPDFDTPRPPPASAQNAPPAYLKQSDTPWSVFGRIVAARARRLFDRAGQRITQRTLRIGVSARIFHPEPGAKGLRGKTLQYLEESIAHWVMSRDVLVFMIPTVGHQGMIHPSNIRLRDYAKHLDGLLLQGGADVSPQTYAASDARPEWPGDRVRDMYELELLHEFVESGKPVLGVCRGCQLINVAFGGSLYQDIATDVPTANAHVSEHYDQHRHAIRFPDSSTLASMFPGRSEAIVNSIHHQAIRDLGRDLNIEAVSAGDGIIEGIRHRRSPFVVGVQWHPEFHRAGGSELLDCTPLLDAFLRAARETRL; from the coding sequence ATGAGCGAAAACACGCCTTCCTTCGCCGGCTCGGCCGGCACGTCATCTCCTTCTTCCGATCCCACCCGTCCGAATCCGGTGAACGCAGCGGCCGGCACGGCCGCCCAGGCGTCCGCGGCACAAGGCGTCGTCGATGACGTCGCCGGGGCGGGCGCTTCGCCCGTCACCGGGGCGTCCGAGCCGGGTGCGCCGGGGGCCGCGGCCGGCGGCGCCGGCGCGACGGCGAACGAACGCAAACCGGGCGCGCCGCCGCCGGGATTCGGCGCGCAGCCCGACTTCGACACGCCGCGCCCGCCGCCGGCGAGCGCGCAGAATGCGCCGCCGGCCTACCTGAAGCAGAGCGACACGCCGTGGTCGGTGTTCGGCCGGATCGTGGCCGCGCGTGCGCGCCGGCTGTTCGACCGCGCCGGCCAGCGCATCACGCAGCGCACGCTGCGCATCGGCGTGTCGGCGCGGATCTTCCATCCGGAACCGGGTGCGAAGGGGCTGCGGGGCAAGACGCTGCAGTATCTCGAGGAATCGATCGCACACTGGGTGATGTCGCGCGACGTGCTCGTGTTCATGATTCCGACCGTCGGCCACCAGGGCATGATTCACCCGAGCAACATCCGCCTGCGCGACTACGCGAAGCATCTCGACGGGCTGCTGCTGCAGGGCGGCGCCGACGTGTCGCCGCAAACCTACGCCGCGTCCGACGCCCGCCCCGAATGGCCGGGCGATCGCGTGCGCGACATGTACGAACTCGAGCTGCTGCACGAGTTCGTCGAATCCGGCAAGCCCGTCCTCGGCGTGTGCCGCGGCTGCCAGCTGATCAACGTCGCGTTCGGCGGCTCGCTGTACCAGGACATCGCCACCGACGTGCCGACCGCGAATGCGCACGTGAGCGAGCATTACGACCAGCATCGTCACGCGATCCGCTTTCCCGATTCGTCGACGCTCGCGAGCATGTTCCCCGGGCGCAGCGAAGCGATCGTCAATTCGATTCACCATCAGGCGATCCGCGATCTCGGCCGCGATCTGAACATCGAGGCCGTGTCGGCGGGCGACGGGATCATCGAAGGCATTCGTCATCGGCGTTCGCCGTTCGTCGTCGGCGTGCAGTGGCATCCCGAGTTCCATCGCGCCGGCGGCTCGGAACTGCTCGACTGCACGCCGCTGCTCGATGCGTTCCTGCGCGCGGCGCGCGAAACCCGCCTGTAA
- a CDS encoding FAD-dependent monooxygenase, with protein sequence MADTLPDIRPVLIVGAGPTGLAAAMSLARARVPVRVIDQAAEPSPCSRAIGIQARTLELLEQHRAVEPFLALGHRAHAAALHADGRVIARLDFDPLHTRYPYLLFLDQTVTERLLAEHLARLGVTVERGATLTACDAGGASLDVSIRDARGAQERLAPSYLIAADGAHSTVRHLLGLGFTGQAFEQTFLLADFAAIPDWPDEEIHLFTTPEGMAGLFPMGGGRYRLVADRPRENGALSDERGPSLAQCQEIVRARMGTPIVLSDLTWSSYFHLHSRMVDRLRHGRVFFAGDAAHVHSPAGAQGMNTGIQEAFNLGWKLARVLGAGTPERLLDTYHVERHPIERDVLRQTGFVTQVVEAERGAMKLLRDHVVPLLASFGPMRDAVRRTVSELGVQYRKSPLTLERVLDGGPRAGERAPDAYVRVLDGPLGQAPGTARLYDLHDPASFTLLLLEEPPQEGGAGAPPPAAEAAQALAQSLERIMPDAVRVWRVTDAEGDGAAGLADAYGRSRPSFYLVRPDGYIAARGRLASDTNALLRHCESWFAGMSRPA encoded by the coding sequence ATGGCTGACACACTGCCCGATATCCGGCCCGTGCTGATCGTCGGTGCGGGGCCGACCGGACTTGCCGCGGCGATGAGCCTCGCGCGAGCCCGCGTGCCGGTGCGCGTGATCGACCAGGCGGCCGAGCCATCGCCGTGTTCGCGCGCGATCGGCATCCAGGCGCGCACGCTCGAACTGCTGGAGCAGCATCGCGCGGTCGAACCGTTTCTCGCGCTCGGCCATCGTGCGCATGCAGCCGCGCTCCATGCCGACGGCCGCGTGATCGCGCGGCTCGATTTCGATCCGCTGCACACGCGCTATCCGTACCTGCTGTTTCTCGACCAGACCGTCACCGAGCGCCTGCTCGCCGAGCACCTGGCCCGGCTCGGCGTGACGGTCGAGCGCGGCGCGACGCTGACCGCGTGCGATGCGGGCGGCGCGTCGCTCGACGTGTCGATCCGCGATGCGCGCGGCGCGCAGGAGCGGCTCGCGCCGTCGTACCTGATCGCCGCCGACGGCGCGCACAGCACGGTCAGGCATCTGCTCGGCCTGGGCTTCACCGGGCAGGCGTTCGAGCAGACGTTCCTGCTCGCCGATTTCGCGGCGATACCCGACTGGCCGGACGAAGAGATCCACCTGTTCACGACGCCCGAAGGCATGGCCGGCCTGTTTCCGATGGGCGGCGGCCGCTACCGGCTCGTGGCCGACCGGCCGCGGGAGAACGGCGCGCTGTCCGACGAGCGCGGGCCGTCGCTTGCACAATGCCAGGAGATCGTCCGTGCGCGCATGGGGACGCCGATCGTCCTGAGCGACCTGACGTGGTCGTCCTATTTTCACCTGCACAGCCGGATGGTCGACCGGCTGCGCCACGGCCGCGTGTTCTTCGCGGGCGACGCCGCGCACGTCCACAGCCCGGCCGGCGCGCAGGGCATGAACACCGGCATCCAGGAAGCGTTCAATCTTGGCTGGAAGCTCGCGCGCGTGCTCGGCGCGGGCACGCCCGAGCGGCTTCTCGACACGTATCACGTGGAACGTCATCCGATCGAGCGCGACGTGTTGCGGCAGACCGGTTTCGTCACGCAGGTCGTCGAAGCCGAGCGCGGCGCGATGAAGCTGCTGCGCGATCATGTCGTGCCGCTGCTGGCGTCGTTCGGGCCGATGCGCGACGCGGTGCGGCGTACGGTCAGCGAGCTCGGCGTGCAGTACCGGAAGAGCCCGCTTACGCTGGAGCGCGTGCTCGACGGCGGGCCGCGCGCAGGTGAGCGGGCGCCCGATGCGTACGTGCGCGTGCTCGACGGGCCGCTCGGTCAGGCGCCCGGCACGGCGCGGCTTTATGACCTGCACGATCCGGCGAGCTTCACGTTGCTGCTGCTGGAAGAGCCGCCCCAGGAGGGCGGGGCGGGCGCGCCGCCGCCCGCTGCCGAGGCCGCGCAAGCGCTTGCGCAGTCGCTCGAACGGATCATGCCGGACGCGGTGCGCGTCTGGCGCGTCACCGATGCCGAAGGCGACGGCGCGGCAGGGCTGGCCGACGCCTACGGCCGGTCTCGTCCGTCGTTCTACCTGGTGCGGCCCGACGGCTATATCGCAGCGCGCGGCCGGCTCGCGTCC
- a CDS encoding tetratricopeptide repeat protein, protein MDTAFDRAYAAHRAGRLAEAEHGYRNALASNPANADALHLFGVLRHQQGQHAEAADLVGRAVALRPDDAALQLNLGNALKALGRLDEAVDRFRNALTLAPEFPLAHYNLGNAYAALQRHDDAIDAFGRALRLTPDDASIHNNLGNALNALGRHDDALAAFHRALELRPGHAGAHNNLAMALNAMGRADDAIAHFQAAIAAQPRFVAAHFNLGNTLDAVGRHAEAAAAFEAALELHPPFPLALFGLANALSAQARHRDALPFYERAVGLDPSFSLAWLNLGNAHHALGAHEMALRAFDQALRVAPDLTLARLHRAVTLLTLGDFTRGLPAYEARHDTPGATPLGTLPRWQGEPIASRTLLIRAEQGFGDTLQFVRFVPLARARCARVVLEVQPELVTLLAPTAARWRVTLVAQGAAKPPAADVACTLMSLPFLLGLQAEDILSGTRYLDAPDGAGRRFRGSLGGQQRRKFGIVWSGRRHARDNRSMPLDALAPLLALPDIDWIVLQPALDEDDRARVDAHPRVHPFGDRLTDFAATAALIGRLDGVVTIDTAVAHLAGALGKPLWVMLPFAPDWRWFTGNDCPWYPQARLARQPAPGQWLDVATAVAGMLRTA, encoded by the coding sequence ATGGATACCGCATTCGACCGAGCGTATGCCGCACACCGCGCGGGCCGCCTCGCCGAGGCCGAGCACGGCTATCGCAACGCGCTCGCCTCCAATCCCGCCAACGCCGACGCGCTGCATCTGTTCGGCGTGCTGCGGCACCAGCAGGGCCAGCACGCCGAGGCGGCCGACCTCGTCGGCCGCGCCGTCGCGCTGCGTCCGGACGATGCCGCACTGCAGCTCAATCTCGGCAACGCGCTGAAGGCGCTCGGCCGGCTCGACGAAGCGGTCGACCGCTTTCGCAACGCGCTGACGCTCGCGCCCGAATTTCCGCTCGCGCACTACAACCTCGGCAACGCGTATGCGGCGCTGCAGCGCCACGACGATGCGATCGATGCATTCGGCCGCGCGCTGCGGCTCACGCCCGACGATGCATCGATCCACAACAATCTCGGCAACGCGCTGAACGCGCTCGGCCGCCACGACGACGCGCTCGCCGCGTTCCATCGCGCGCTCGAGTTGCGGCCCGGGCATGCGGGCGCGCACAACAACCTCGCGATGGCGCTGAACGCGATGGGCCGCGCCGACGACGCGATCGCGCACTTCCAGGCCGCTATCGCCGCGCAGCCGCGCTTCGTCGCCGCGCATTTCAATCTCGGCAACACCCTCGACGCGGTCGGCCGGCATGCCGAGGCGGCCGCCGCGTTCGAAGCCGCGCTCGAGCTGCATCCGCCGTTTCCGCTCGCGCTGTTCGGGCTCGCGAACGCACTGAGCGCACAGGCACGCCACCGCGACGCGCTGCCCTTCTACGAGCGTGCGGTCGGTCTCGATCCGTCGTTCAGCCTGGCCTGGCTGAACCTCGGCAACGCACATCACGCGCTCGGTGCGCACGAGATGGCGCTGCGCGCGTTCGACCAGGCGCTGCGTGTCGCCCCCGATCTCACGCTGGCACGGCTGCACCGCGCGGTCACGCTGCTGACGCTCGGCGACTTCACGCGCGGCCTGCCCGCCTATGAAGCGCGCCACGACACGCCGGGCGCGACGCCGCTCGGCACGCTGCCGCGCTGGCAAGGCGAACCGATCGCGTCGCGCACGCTGCTGATCCGCGCGGAACAGGGCTTCGGCGATACGCTGCAGTTCGTCCGCTTCGTGCCGCTCGCCCGCGCGCGCTGCGCGCGCGTCGTGCTCGAAGTCCAGCCGGAACTCGTTACGCTGCTGGCGCCGACGGCAGCGCGCTGGCGCGTGACCCTCGTCGCACAGGGCGCCGCGAAACCGCCTGCCGCGGACGTCGCCTGCACGCTGATGAGCTTGCCGTTCCTGCTCGGGCTCCAGGCGGAGGACATCCTGTCCGGCACGCGCTACCTCGACGCCCCCGACGGCGCCGGCCGGCGCTTTCGCGGCTCGCTCGGCGGGCAGCAACGACGCAAGTTCGGCATCGTCTGGTCCGGGCGGCGCCACGCACGGGACAATCGCTCGATGCCGCTCGACGCGCTCGCGCCGCTGCTCGCGCTGCCGGATATCGACTGGATCGTGCTGCAACCCGCACTCGACGAAGACGACCGCGCGCGCGTCGACGCGCATCCGCGCGTCCACCCGTTCGGCGACCGGCTGACCGACTTCGCCGCGACGGCCGCGCTGATCGGGCGGCTCGATGGCGTCGTCACGATCGATACGGCGGTCGCGCACCTCGCCGGCGCGCTCGGCAAGCCACTGTGGGTCATGCTGCCGTTCGCGCCCGACTGGCGCTGGTTCACCGGCAACGACTGCCCGTGGTACCCGCAGGCCAGGCTCGCCCGCCAGCCCGCGCCGGGGCAATGGCTCGACGTGGCGACCGCAGTCGCCGGCATGCTGCGCACTGCCTGA
- a CDS encoding DUF2968 domain-containing protein: MVFRNFSPARCATWIVALAACAHAVAAWSADDTAPVAGTRPAVTSLGGEAAPAADGAAQGNVAELTQMLHDGRIVEMRTTYNGSYGTSLMFDPREMTYYVALFQDKHLWRVIRSQEKSRAEMVYANFVQQTVQLSDIEIRRTELQAQKAFLERVIALSNSRAQQLQADLSVARSQQAEVAQRQRSAQEQAQALQVEKRAAQMQLRDLQEQVRQLEKQTETGLPVHK; encoded by the coding sequence TTGGTTTTCCGAAATTTTTCCCCTGCACGATGCGCGACGTGGATCGTTGCGCTGGCTGCCTGCGCGCACGCCGTTGCGGCGTGGTCCGCCGACGACACGGCGCCCGTCGCCGGCACCCGCCCGGCCGTGACGAGCCTGGGCGGCGAAGCCGCACCCGCGGCAGATGGGGCCGCGCAAGGCAACGTCGCCGAGCTGACGCAGATGCTGCACGATGGCCGGATCGTCGAAATGCGCACGACGTACAACGGCAGCTACGGTACGAGCCTGATGTTCGATCCGCGCGAGATGACGTACTACGTCGCGCTGTTCCAGGACAAGCACCTGTGGCGTGTGATCCGGTCGCAGGAGAAGAGCCGCGCGGAGATGGTGTACGCGAACTTCGTTCAGCAGACCGTACAGTTGTCGGACATCGAAATCCGCCGGACCGAACTGCAGGCGCAGAAAGCGTTTCTCGAGCGTGTGATCGCATTGTCGAACAGTCGCGCGCAGCAGTTGCAGGCCGACCTGAGCGTTGCGCGTAGCCAGCAGGCCGAAGTTGCGCAACGGCAGCGTTCGGCGCAGGAGCAGGCACAGGCGCTGCAGGTCGAGAAGCGGGCCGCGCAGATGCAGTTGCGTGATCTGCAGGAGCAGGTGCGGCAACTCGAGAAGCAGACCGAGACGGGGCTGCCGGTACACAAGTAA